DNA from Leptospira mayottensis 200901116:
CCCAGATATACCGAACAGGATCAATCCCCTGATGATCCATCATCCTCAAAAAACCGGAAGCGATTTGTTTCATGGAAACAAAATTTCTCTTCCGCCAAGCGGTCTGCGTATTGGATCAGTTTTCACTTCCAAGATCGCGTTCAATTTGGAACCGACCCAGTCAAAAATGAGAATCCTGTCCTGAAACTCGTAATGACTGAGTTGTCCGTTGTTTAGATAAAATGCCCGTAAAGATTCTCCCGGATTTTCTTCCGAATCGATTTTCACCACGTTTTTTCCGGAAATCGTGGTTCCCGAGTATAATTGAATATTCTTATATACTTTCAAACTCGGATTAAGAGAAAGAGTTTCGGAAGCGGATGTAGGGAGCTTTTCGGAGATTGGAGAAGAAGACATCGTTTCAGGCGAAGGTGTCAACTTTTGAGACTCGGACGGAACTTGCTGTTTTAAGAGCCCGCAGAAAAAAGGTCCGGGAAGTGGAGGAACGGGGATCGTACAAACTTCGTCTTCCCACACCTGCTCTTGATTAATCGCGTATTCTTTTTTTAAACTTTGCGCAACTTTCGCATACGTATAATACTTGAGCCGTCCTATCAATTCTCTAAGTGAATATTCCTTCCAATCCGAATTTTGTGCAAAGACGGAAACATTCAAAAATAAGAATAGAATAAAAAACGCAACAGTCCTTAAAAAAACGTCGAACTTGATATTCATCTTAATAGAGATAATACTTTTTGATCTTCTCATTGTATTCTTTCTCGGCGGAGCTTAAATATTTCGAATATTGGTCGTAGTTTTTTCCGGAGTCGACCGCTTTTCGAAAGGATTCCGTTCCCCAAAGGAAATCAATGTTATAGGTTCCATCTGGATACAATCTCCATTTAAATTCCTTATAATTCGATTTTAAGGCAACGATCAACTGAAACACCATTTTGAGAGGATCATATTTTCGATTTATGACCGTTAGTCGTAATCCCCTACAGATCTCATTTTTATACGGACCGAACACCGGCTTGAAGAACACGGTTTGATAATAATAGTCTCCTCCTGAGTTTTGATTCAATTCTTCCGCTAATTTTTCAGGTTCGATCATCCAAGGAGCTCCGAAATATACGAAAGGGGCCGTCGTTCCTCTTCCCACAGAAACATTCACTCCTTCCAATAAAACGAGTCCTAGATAATTAACCGCCGAGTCTACGGTCGGCAAATTCGGAGAAGGCGTAATCCAAGGAATTCCTTCCTTATCCCAATCGAAAGAACGTTTTGCGTTTTTAGGTGATATGATTTTCAACTGAACTCTATTTTCCAAGTATTCCGCGTTGTAATAAGCAGCCGACTCTCCTAAAGTCAAACCTCCGAAGAAAAGGGAAGGGAATTCTCCTGCAAAGTTGAGAAATTTTTTATCGATCATCTCTCCCCTTCCTTTTAAATAAAGAGCGGGGTTTACATGATCCAAAACGATCAATTTTGTATTCTTCGAGTCCGGAATTCCATCCATGATTCTTTTTAAAACCGTTAAGTAAGTATAACATCTCATTCCCATATCTTGAACGTCGAAAAGGATCACATCAGTGCCTTTCAAAATCGCGGGAAGTTCTGCATTCTTCACTCGATAAATATGATAGATCGGAAGATTGAAAAATTCATCTATCGTAACCGGAGATTTGCTGAAATCTTCCTCCAATCCCAAAAACCCGTGTTCGAGCCCGATCAGATGTTTGATTTTTACGTTATGCTTTTTAAATTCTCTCAGAATTTTTTCGGGACTTCTACCAATTCCGGATGGATTTGTGATTAGAATCACGTTCTTTCCGGAAAGGCCGGGGAGAACATCGGAATAAAATTCGATTTCGGAAGGAACGTATTTCGAATCCGAGATATGTTTGCGGAAACTTTTTTCCGCGCACGCAATCGAAGGGAACAAAAGAAAAAAAATAACTGAAAGAAAGAACTTTTTATTTATTTTTGTGTTGAGCATCTGAGACTTCCTTCCTATTCTGTTTAAGAAAATTTCCCAAACCTTATTCTTCAAGGAGAAAACGACAAAATGAATCGTTTCCTTACTACCAGGCTCATCTCAGCCTTAGCAGTTATTTCGTTCGCAGTAAACTGCGGTTCTTCCGGATCCACTCGCGGTAAGAAAAAAGAATTCTACGAAAAAGAAGGTAACAAAGTTACCGTGATCGGAGAAGCTCCTATTTATAACGGCGACAAACAAATCGCAAAACAAAGAGCTTTGAAAGACGCAAAAATCAACGCGGTTCGCAAAGTGATCGGCGAAGAAATCAGTAACAAAAGTAAGGCGTCCGACGGAGAAAGTTTAGGTTCTAGCCTTCTTTCTAAAACAGACGCATTCGTTAAAAGTTACGACATCATCGACGAAGCCGAAGGTAAAATCGATACTCAGCCTATGTTAAAACTTACCGTTCGATGCGAAGTGGAAGAATCTAAAATCTCCACTGCAGTTGACAATCTTCTCGCCGACGTCGGTAATCCGAGAGTTGCTGTTTTAGTTCTCGGTAAAGTGGGTGGCGCGCCGGTTGCACCTGCAAGTGCGAACAATTTTGGGGAAGCCGAAATCATCAAAGCTTTGAAAAAGAATGGAAACAAAATTATTGATCCAGCTCTTACCGCCAAAAAAGTAAGTAAAACTCAAGTGGATACGGAAAATGTAGAAGGTTCTCCCTTGATCAAAATTCTTGCGGAAGCACTTCAGGCCGAGGTGTTAGTTCTTGGAACTGTAGAAACAGAAGACCAACAACCCTTGGATTCTGTAAACGGAAAAGCTCTGGAAAGAACCATTTACAACACGGCGGCAACCGGAACTTACAAAGTGGTTCTTCTTTGGGGAGATGGAAAAATCGTTGATAGCGGTAGCGCGGACGGTCGAGGAGCCGATATCACTCAAAAAGTTTCCAGAGAAAAAGCGATTTCCGAATGGGCAACTTCCGTTTCTAAAAAAGTAAACGCTCAGTTGAAAGAAGAATGGTTCAATCTTACGGAAAATAATCCAATCGTTTTGAAGTTCACCGGACTGAGTGCCGACGAAGCGACCAAGTTCAAAGACGATCTCACCGAGTTTACCGCTGTAAAAGAAGTGAACGTTAGAACTTCCGATACGAACGGTTCCGAATGGGAAGTGATTTATCCAGGCAAAGATTCTCTCTTTCAAGAGGAATTGGTTTATAAAAAAGACAGAGGTTTCTCTTTTTTAGCGACTAAGTCTTTGGAAGTAAAATCCGCAAGTCGTGGAGTAGTTAACTTAGAATTCAAACCTTTGAAATAAGTTTTTAATCTCATTCCAAGAAAAATCAAATACCCGAGGAAGTCTTTCCTCGGGTATTTTTTTATACTAAGGACTTGTTCCAAAACCTTAGAATGATATGAATCATATTTTGTTTGATCTGACGTTTGGCTTCTTTATTGCATTTTTTTCGCTAAAAGCAACAATAGCTCGGTTAGCGAAACTCATACGTTTTAATCCGTGCAATTTCTAATTGTGAAAAAATTTTGGTATTTTGATCAAACCTCAAATCATTGTTTTTCTTTTAATCCTGTTCTCAAAACTTTAAAACAACGCGAGATCGGCGTAAGAAAATTAGAAAAACTTTTTCAAAAGTAGAAGTCCTTCTATTTAAGAAGTTAGAAGTTGATTATCTTCTGGTTTTTAAAAGCTAAAAATATAGGAGTTCCCACATCCTAAAATTTTAAGGCGGATTCTAAATACAAAAGTGGCCTATATAAAATCTTTCGATTTTTCAATCATATACTCTCTCACTATGTAACTTACAAATCGAATCAAATACCACTCTATCAGTTAATACACTCATATTTATTTTTTTAAAATAGACTTCGTTTTTCAAATTCAAAAACCCATGTAGACCATAAGAATAACGAAGGCGGAATTTTATTTTTCAACCCGCCTTCATCATTATAAATCCATTTGAAGAAGCAATTCAATTTATCATAACAAATTTATGATAAATTGAACGAAGTTTCAATACAAAGTTTTCAACTCAATTTTCTTGATTATCCTTCTGATGATTACCACAACCAATAAGCCTCTAAGAAATCTGGATTCAATCCTAAAGCGGAAGGTTGTCTCACGACACATCTCCGATAAGGAGAAAACTCCCACTTATTGTAAGGTTTTCTATCAAAAAGTCCTAATATATCTGAAAAAGTTTGATCTACCAAACAATGATAATTGTAGAGAGGAAATCCACCCTTATCTTTTACGTGTATTTTAGAAGTCTGAAAAAAATAAATATCCATGGAATCCGCGAGTTCATGACTTTGATCATGCACCGCATTGATTAAATTTTTTAATCCATTTTGCAACGGGTATCCCATATGAACTAAAACACCGACTCCTTTGAGAAGCATGTAGTGGTTGAAAAAATTGGCGTCTTCCGACTGAACCACTAATCCTATGACAACGGAACCAAGAGTTATAATCTCTCTCCAAGCCCCCAAATCCGTTATCTGTCCCCGGGCGATGTATTTCAATATCACTTCGTTGATTTTAGCCACCGGATTGATTGCAGGATTATGATTACCATATCGAAGTTCTACGTTATTAGAATCTCGAACCATATAATTCCTAGCCTCATAATATCTCAAAAGACTTTCGCAAATTTGGACAATATCTGGTTTCAACTCATCGACAAATACATAAGTCCAGTAAAGTCCGACGAGAGAATGAATCGCTGCGTCTAGAGAAAAATCATATCTAAATTTATAGTATTGATCTTCGAACGCATAATCGGTATATCTCATGGTCCCACAAGATGCATTGTCGGCCCGAGCACCCTGCGTTCCATTTTTATTACAAGGTAAAAATTGGTTATATGCCTCTATATTGACGAAGTTTCGACCCAACCCTCCATTATTCAGAGATTGCATTAGTTTATAATAATTTACGTATCTCCTTATAAGAGCGAGGGTATCCGGATCACGGGTATTTTTATACCTCCAAGCCATCGCGCCTAACATTACTCCAACGTTGAAAGTTGCATCCCCAGCTTCCTGCCAATTATGTCTTCCGACCCCATTGAAGGCGACATTATCAAAAAAATCCAAACCTCGGTACTCGACTTGACCCAGAGGTCCGGTTAAATGTTTAGCGTTTTGGTATACTTGACCTTCTTTATACGAATTCATCTCCCCGACCAACCACGCCAGAAGCATAACCTTACTGTTCGAAGTCTTTTTTCCGGGAATACAAAACAACGTCGTCGAAATAACAAAAACGAGTAGAAAAAACCTACTCCCTACTCCAGCCATTTTTGATAAATATAACTTTGAAAACTTTGCTTTCAAAGTCTCTTGTTCTTTTTTCATCCTAACATCATGCCCTTGCTTAATTTATTTTCAGTCTAAGCTGTCTAACTTCGCTTCTATTTTACAAAACACAGATACTTGCAAGGTGCGGTTTCGAAATTAAGGCGCACCGAACATTTTATAAAATCGAATTTCGCCTTATCGCCTCTTTACACTTAAATAATCAACCTCCCGATCATATTCGCTTTTTTCATAAAGATACCTATTTCCACAAATCAAATAAAACATAACGTGCCAGAGCCAAATTACGCCTTATCATAGCACTATAGAACCAAAAACCCAACTTTACAAAAAGACTCGAATAACGTCACACAAGGAATATACAAAAAAATCGATTACACAAAACATCATACAATTTCAGATAACGTTACTTTTGCTCAAAATTATAAACATACGTCAAATAAAAAATATTTTTTAACATAACATTAATATTTAATAATATATGTACAAATCATTACAATACTCCCTGAGTCACACAAAACTTAAAACCGATAAGTTCGCAAAAAAACCTAAGGCTAAAAATTCAATTCATTTTCAACAAACTCAAATAAATACGATAAATATAAAACTAGACCGAAATCGACTAACGTAAAAATATGAGAATAAAAATCACACCATAGTAATCAAAGCGCTAAAATACTTTGGTAATTTATTGGATCTTAAATAGACTTTATCGTCGTTAAACTTCCGCAGGTCCGCTTTTTCGGGGAAATTCAGTTTGAAAAAGTACTTAAAGAATATGGAATGTCTTCAGTTATAAAAAAGAATGACTTGAAATCTGTTTGCGTTGAGAGCAATCGGAAGGCTCAGTAAGTTATTTGTTTGGTGATTGAAATTAGGAATTGGACCAGACCGAGCGAGTCTGAACAAAATGGTCGGTATTAAAAAAACGCACTACGCCGTAAAACAAGAGGCAGCGCAATCGGCCCGATCTTCTATTAATAATAGAGTTCCAAGATTCTGTCTTTAAATGAGGACTGTGTTAAAATTGACGGTATTTATTTGTGCGGGATCAGTAAAACTCGGATA
Protein-coding regions in this window:
- a CDS encoding lipoprotein LipL46, whose product is MNRFLTTRLISALAVISFAVNCGSSGSTRGKKKEFYEKEGNKVTVIGEAPIYNGDKQIAKQRALKDAKINAVRKVIGEEISNKSKASDGESLGSSLLSKTDAFVKSYDIIDEAEGKIDTQPMLKLTVRCEVEESKISTAVDNLLADVGNPRVAVLVLGKVGGAPVAPASANNFGEAEIIKALKKNGNKIIDPALTAKKVSKTQVDTENVEGSPLIKILAEALQAEVLVLGTVETEDQQPLDSVNGKALERTIYNTAATGTYKVVLLWGDGKIVDSGSADGRGADITQKVSREKAISEWATSVSKKVNAQLKEEWFNLTENNPIVLKFTGLSADEATKFKDDLTEFTAVKEVNVRTSDTNGSEWEVIYPGKDSLFQEELVYKKDRGFSFLATKSLEVKSASRGVVNLEFKPLK
- a CDS encoding exo-beta-N-acetylmuramidase NamZ family protein, with the protein product MLNTKINKKFFLSVIFFLLFPSIACAEKSFRKHISDSKYVPSEIEFYSDVLPGLSGKNVILITNPSGIGRSPEKILREFKKHNVKIKHLIGLEHGFLGLEEDFSKSPVTIDEFFNLPIYHIYRVKNAELPAILKGTDVILFDVQDMGMRCYTYLTVLKRIMDGIPDSKNTKLIVLDHVNPALYLKGRGEMIDKKFLNFAGEFPSLFFGGLTLGESAAYYNAEYLENRVQLKIISPKNAKRSFDWDKEGIPWITPSPNLPTVDSAVNYLGLVLLEGVNVSVGRGTTAPFVYFGAPWMIEPEKLAEELNQNSGGDYYYQTVFFKPVFGPYKNEICRGLRLTVINRKYDPLKMVFQLIVALKSNYKEFKWRLYPDGTYNIDFLWGTESFRKAVDSGKNYDQYSKYLSSAEKEYNEKIKKYYLY
- a CDS encoding LIC_11883 family protein; its protein translation is MRRSKSIISIKMNIKFDVFLRTVAFFILFLFLNVSVFAQNSDWKEYSLRELIGRLKYYTYAKVAQSLKKEYAINQEQVWEDEVCTIPVPPLPGPFFCGLLKQQVPSESQKLTPSPETMSSSPISEKLPTSASETLSLNPSLKVYKNIQLYSGTTISGKNVVKIDSEENPGESLRAFYLNNGQLSHYEFQDRILIFDWVGSKLNAILEVKTDPIRRPLGGREILFP